A part of Chanodichthys erythropterus isolate Z2021 chromosome 4, ASM2448905v1, whole genome shotgun sequence genomic DNA contains:
- the coa7 gene encoding cytochrome c oxidase assembly factor 7 → MAGLINFEDEQEVKQFLDNLGVEYSYQCHREKDPEGCQRLADYLEGVKKNYESTAQVLKHNCEVNGHGESCYKLGAYHVTGKGGVTECLKTAYSCFMKACNAKGKKSVDACHNVALLAHDGRGVEGGTDAVVARQYYEKACEGGFAPSCFNLSALFIQGSPGVDKNMSLALKYALRSCELGHVWGCSNASRMYKLGDGTEKDDQKAEELKNRARELHGQQKERQLKFGE, encoded by the exons ATGGCCGGCTTAATTAACTTTGAGGACGAGCAGGAGGTCAAGCAGTTTCTGGATAATTTAGGAGTGGAATACAGCTATCAGTGTCACCGGGAGAAAGACCCTGAAG GGTGTCAGAGGTTAGCAGACTACCTGGAAGGCGTGAAGAAGAACTATGAGTCCACAGCCCAGGTTCTCAAGCACAACTGCGAGGTGAATGGCCATGGAGAGAGCTGCTATAAGCTCGGGGCTTACCATGTCACGGGCAAAG GTGGTGTGACGGAGTGTTTGAAGACTGCGTACTCCTGCTTTATGAAGGCATGCAACGCCAAAGGGAAGAAGTCGGTGGACGCTTGTCACAACGTAGCTCTGCTTGCCCATGACGGGAGAGGCGTGGAGGGGGGTACGGACGCAGTGGTGGCTCGACAGTATTACGAGAAGGCATGTGAAGGAGGCTTCGCCCCCAGCTGTTTCAACCTGAGCGCCCTTTTCATCCAGGGATCTCCAGGGGTGGACAAAAACATGTCTCTGGCTCTAAAGTACGCCCTGCGATCCTGTGAGCTGGGACACGTATGGGGCTGCTCCAATGCCAGCCGCATGTACAAACTGGGCGATGGGACGGAGAAGGATGATCAGAAAGCAGAGGAGCTGAAGAACAGGGCTAGGGAACTTCATGGACAGCAGAAAGAAAGGCAGCTGAAATTTGGGGAGTGA